The sequence AACACTTCTGGTGGGGTTCGGTGTTCCTGATCAACCTCCCGGTGATGCTGGTCCTCATCGTCGCCGGACCGCTCGTGATCCCCGAGTCGAAGGATCCGACACCGGGTCGCTTCGACCTGCTCAGCGCTGCGCTGTCGATGTCGACGATGCTGCCGCTCGTGTATGCGGTGAAGGAAACGGTGGTCCACGGGTTCGCGCCGGAACTCCTTGCGATCGGCATGGTCGGCGCGGCGTCGGGCGTGGCATTCGTGCGCAGGCAGCGCGCGATGAAAGATCCGATGATCGACGTCGCGCTGTTCGCCAAGCCGGCCTTCTCGACGGCCGTGCTCACGAACCTACTGTCCATCTTCGCCCTGGCCGGCGTGCTGTTCTTCGGATCCCAGTATCTGCAGCTGGTGCTGGGTAACACGGCATTGCAATCGGGTGTGCTGATGCTCCCCGGCATGCTGCTCAGCGCTGTCACCGCGCTCGCCGCCGCCTGGATGGTGCGCCGGTGGTCGACGTCCCACGTCCTCGGTGGGGGCCTCGCGGTCGCCGGACTCGGTGCCGCGATGATGCTGACACTGAGTGTCGACAGTGCCCCGACGATGTTCGTCGTCGGCTTCGCCCTCGCCGGGGCCGGCGTCGGGATCGCCTTGACCCTGACATCCGACCTCGTCGTCAGTGCGGTCGAGCCCGAGCGGGCGGGCGCCGCCTCGGCCGTGTCCGAGACGGCGTACGAACTCGGTGTCGCACTGGGTGTCGCGGTCCTGGGCAGCGTGGTGATGGCGTTCTTCCGCGGCGGCCTCGACACATCGATGTTGGCACCGGAACGGGTGGACGCGGCCCGCGGCACGCTCGGTGCGGCGGTCGCAGAAGCCGAGCATCTACCCGATACGTCGCGATCGGTCTTTCTGGAGTCGGCGCAGTCGGCGTTCGTCGAGGGCATGCACGTGGCCGCAGGCGCCACCGCGCTGATTCTGTTCGCCACCGCGGTGCTCGTGCTCCGGATGCTGCGCGGCCGTCAGCACGAGGCGACAGTGCGCGAGGCATCGAGCACCACGAACGAGTGACCCGGCACGATCGTCGCCGACGCGGTCTCGTCCTGCTTCGGCGGCTCCCACCACAACACGGGGGAGCCGCCGACCGGCACGGTCACCGGGTCCGCTCCGAGATTGCACGCGAGTCGCAGCGCACCGCGATGCACCACGACCCAGCGTTCGTCCTCGTCGTAGTCGACGGTGAGGTCGTTCAGCCACGGGTCGGTCAGCTCGACGCGTTCACGTCGCAGGCGAAGCAACGCGCGGTAGCACTCGAGTAACCGGGCATGGGGTTCGCGCCCTCGTTCGTCCCAATTGAGCTTCGAGCGCTCGAAAGTGAGCGGGTCCTGCGGGTCCGGGACGTCTTCGGTACTCCAGCCGTGCTCGGCGAACTCGGCCTTGCGGCCTTCTGCGGTTGCCCGTGCCAGCTCGGGCTCCGGATGCGAGGTGAAGAACTGGAAGGGTGTGCTCGCGCCCCACTCCTCGCCCATGAACAGCATCGGCGTGAACGGCGAGC comes from Rhodococcus oxybenzonivorans and encodes:
- a CDS encoding MFS transporter, whose protein sequence is MSVSTDRGINDAFGAPDQASASRRDWLGLVVLAFAVLLIAVDGTVLDLALPFISADLEPSSTQLLWIIDVYSFVLAGLLITMGTLGDRIGRRRLLLVGAAGFGIASLIAAWAPTPEMLIVARVLQGISGATLMPATLGLIRTIFANPRERTLAIGVWGAMAGGGTAAGPLIGGWLLEHFWWGSVFLINLPVMLVLIVAGPLVIPESKDPTPGRFDLLSAALSMSTMLPLVYAVKETVVHGFAPELLAIGMVGAASGVAFVRRQRAMKDPMIDVALFAKPAFSTAVLTNLLSIFALAGVLFFGSQYLQLVLGNTALQSGVLMLPGMLLSAVTALAAAWMVRRWSTSHVLGGGLAVAGLGAAMMLTLSVDSAPTMFVVGFALAGAGVGIALTLTSDLVVSAVEPERAGAASAVSETAYELGVALGVAVLGSVVMAFFRGGLDTSMLAPERVDAARGTLGAAVAEAEHLPDTSRSVFLESAQSAFVEGMHVAAGATALILFATAVLVLRMLRGRQHEATVREASSTTNE